Proteins encoded together in one Vicinamibacterales bacterium window:
- a CDS encoding nickel-dependent hydrogenase large subunit, with product MDTQQELRKKFVVPIGPQHPALKEPGHFEITVDGEIVTAASARLGYVHRGIEKGVEKGNWAQGMYMLERICGICSHVHATAYALGVEALAGVQAPPRAQAIRVLVAELERVHSHFLWLGVAAHEGGFDTLFMYSWRDRELIMDVLEGLTGNRVNYSCNVLGGVKFDVDETQADAIRKAIDFLEPRTHHYLKVVTTDETLIGRTRGVGRLNQEQADALGAVGPTARASGVPRDIRVDAPYAAYPDFPVKTITATAGDLEAKFVCRLQELFESYRVIREILDKLPPGDLTVKVKPRVPAGETISRVEAPRGELFYYLKSSGGPNPDRVKVRTPSLCNWGTVLVTAPGHKLADVPMLIAGIDPCFSCNDRLVTIHRRADAETWTWARLRQYGIEYYR from the coding sequence ATGGACACGCAGCAGGAACTCCGCAAGAAATTCGTGGTGCCGATCGGGCCGCAGCATCCGGCCCTGAAGGAACCCGGGCACTTCGAGATCACGGTGGACGGCGAGATCGTGACCGCTGCCTCGGCCCGGCTCGGCTACGTGCACCGCGGCATCGAGAAGGGCGTCGAGAAGGGCAACTGGGCGCAGGGCATGTACATGCTGGAGCGGATCTGCGGGATCTGCTCGCACGTGCACGCCACCGCCTACGCGCTCGGCGTCGAGGCGTTGGCCGGCGTCCAGGCGCCTCCTCGGGCGCAGGCCATCCGTGTCCTGGTCGCCGAACTGGAGCGCGTCCACAGCCACTTCCTGTGGCTTGGCGTCGCGGCGCACGAGGGGGGGTTCGACACGCTGTTCATGTACTCGTGGCGCGACCGCGAGCTCATCATGGACGTCCTCGAGGGCCTGACCGGCAATCGCGTCAACTACTCCTGCAACGTCCTGGGCGGCGTGAAGTTCGACGTGGACGAGACGCAGGCGGACGCGATCAGGAAGGCCATCGACTTCCTCGAGCCGCGCACGCACCACTACCTGAAGGTCGTGACGACCGACGAGACGCTGATCGGCCGCACCCGCGGCGTCGGGAGGCTGAACCAGGAACAGGCCGATGCCCTCGGGGCCGTGGGCCCGACGGCGCGCGCCTCCGGCGTGCCGCGCGACATCCGCGTCGACGCGCCCTACGCCGCCTACCCGGATTTCCCGGTCAAGACGATTACCGCCACGGCCGGCGACCTCGAGGCCAAGTTCGTCTGCCGCCTCCAGGAGCTCTTCGAGAGCTACCGCGTCATCCGCGAGATCCTCGACAAGCTGCCTCCCGGCGACCTCACCGTGAAGGTGAAGCCGCGCGTGCCGGCGGGCGAGACGATCAGCCGCGTCGAAGCGCCCCGCGGTGAACTGTTCTACTACCTGAAGAGCTCGGGCGGGCCGAATCCGGACCGTGTGAAGGTACGGACCCCGAGCCTGTGCAACTGGGGCACGGTGCTCGTGACCGCGCCCGGCCACAAGCTGGCCGACGTCCCGATGCTCATTGCCGGTATCGACCCGTGCTTCTCCTGCAACGACCGCCTCGTCACCATCCATCGTCGCGCGGACGCGGAAACGTGGACGTGGGCCCGGCTGCGCCAATACGGAATCGAGTACTACCGATGA
- a CDS encoding complex I subunit 1 family protein — protein sequence MTNNLPPLVALLILPGGLFLLSVSTVYEWADRKLVARFQNRIGPRWFQPVADIVKLLAKEEIVPDGSNRVLFHGLPVVALIGTLTAGLYVPMAGLAPSYSFTGDLIVTLYLLSLMTLCMGLAGANTIDRFSLVGATRALTQLFSYEAPFLLALLGPAIVANTWQISEVNTYAAKHWWFVLTQPVGFIVAIIGLMGKLELPPFDSPEAETEIVAGPMTEYSGRGWGLFRLGRDVELFVGLTLLAAFYLGGIANPIEFIVKTGVLLLVTAGLQSLFCRLRIDQTVGLWWRVGVLLALAQLLVLVFIR from the coding sequence ATGACCAACAACCTGCCACCACTCGTCGCGCTGTTGATTCTGCCCGGCGGCCTGTTCCTGCTGTCGGTGAGTACGGTGTACGAATGGGCCGACCGCAAGCTGGTCGCCCGGTTCCAGAACCGAATCGGCCCACGCTGGTTCCAGCCCGTCGCCGACATCGTCAAGCTCCTCGCGAAGGAGGAGATCGTCCCGGACGGCTCGAATCGCGTGCTGTTTCACGGACTGCCGGTCGTGGCGCTCATCGGCACGCTCACTGCCGGGCTCTACGTACCGATGGCGGGGTTGGCACCATCGTACAGCTTCACGGGAGACCTGATCGTCACGCTCTACCTGCTGAGCCTGATGACGTTGTGCATGGGGCTGGCCGGCGCCAATACCATCGACCGCTTCTCGCTCGTCGGCGCCACGCGCGCGCTGACGCAGCTGTTCTCGTACGAGGCGCCGTTCCTGCTCGCGCTGCTCGGCCCGGCGATCGTCGCCAATACCTGGCAGATCAGCGAGGTCAACACCTACGCGGCCAAGCACTGGTGGTTCGTCCTCACGCAGCCGGTGGGCTTCATCGTGGCGATCATTGGCCTGATGGGCAAACTGGAACTGCCGCCGTTCGATTCTCCCGAGGCCGAAACCGAGATCGTCGCCGGCCCGATGACGGAGTACAGCGGCCGCGGGTGGGGCCTCTTCCGTCTCGGCCGCGATGTCGAGTTGTTCGTCGGTCTGACATTACTCGCGGCGTTCTACCTTGGCGGGATCGCCAATCCGATCGAGTTCATCGTGAAGACGGGCGTGCTGCTGCTCGTCACCGCCGGTCTGCAGTCGCTGTTCTGCCGCTTGAGGATCGACCAGACGGTCGGCCTCTGGTGGCGCGTCGGCGTGCTGCTCGCACTCGCGCAATTGCTCGTGCTCGTGTTCATCCGATAG
- a CDS encoding 4Fe-4S dicluster domain-containing protein, translating to MRIGAMLGDISRSLFKRPITERYPFERKPTPERLRGHLMFDPSKCTGCKICVRDCPALGIELMVVDKVNKRFVMRFHTDRCTYCAQCVVSCNFDALGMSHENWELAALSKEAFEVSLGREEDIQALLNQVSCAPTTPAKPPTPLPSPA from the coding sequence ATGAGAATCGGCGCAATGCTTGGTGACATCTCGCGGTCGCTGTTCAAGCGCCCGATCACGGAGCGGTACCCGTTCGAACGGAAACCGACTCCCGAACGCCTGCGGGGCCACCTGATGTTCGATCCCTCGAAGTGCACGGGCTGCAAGATCTGCGTGCGCGACTGCCCGGCGCTCGGGATCGAGTTGATGGTGGTGGACAAGGTCAACAAGCGCTTCGTGATGCGCTTCCACACCGACCGCTGCACCTACTGCGCGCAGTGCGTGGTGAGCTGCAACTTCGACGCGCTCGGCATGTCGCACGAGAACTGGGAACTGGCGGCCCTCAGCAAGGAGGCGTTCGAGGTATCACTCGGCCGCGAAGAGGACATCCAGGCGCTGCTGAACCAGGTGTCCTGCGCCCCGACGACGCCGGCGAAGCCGCCGACCCCGCTCCCCTCTCCGGCGTGA
- the hycI gene encoding hydrogenase maturation peptidase HycI, which translates to MSLALPTPRPARVAILGVGNDMNGDDGAGVSVVRELAARMPATPGVLLIDGGTAPENFTGPIRRFRPDLVIEIDAADQGEPPGTVAWIDWREADGMSASTHTLPPSVLANYLSSELGCRVALVGIQPEGLEMGTPLSPTVASAVRDLADALSGWFADRTQGIAE; encoded by the coding sequence ATGTCCCTCGCTCTCCCAACTCCCCGCCCCGCGCGCGTCGCCATCCTCGGCGTCGGCAACGACATGAATGGCGATGATGGCGCAGGGGTCTCGGTCGTGCGGGAACTGGCTGCGCGGATGCCGGCAACGCCGGGCGTGCTGCTGATCGACGGCGGGACCGCCCCCGAGAACTTCACCGGCCCGATCCGCCGGTTTCGCCCCGACCTCGTCATCGAGATCGACGCTGCCGACCAGGGAGAACCTCCGGGAACGGTCGCGTGGATTGACTGGCGGGAGGCCGATGGCATGAGCGCCTCGACGCACACGCTGCCGCCATCGGTGCTCGCCAACTATCTGTCATCTGAACTCGGCTGCCGGGTCGCCCTCGTCGGCATCCAGCCCGAAGGCCTCGAAATGGGCACCCCGCTCTCACCCACCGTGGCTTCCGCCGTTCGCGACCTGGCGGACGCCCTCAGCGGCTGGTTCGCCGATCGCACTCAGGGCATCGCCGAGTGA
- a CDS encoding NIPSNAP family protein gives MQRREFLKTSSLTGAAALSGWSGLESVVPETPRELYELRIYEMPTGSRKAVLNDYLSKAAIPAWNRIGIKPVGVFGVLSGANALLLYVLIPHPDLEAYQAAPARLLGDAEYRKAAAGYLGASIDNPAYTRYESWLLRAFRNVPRLRVPAETSAAKPRIFELRIYESHSETAALKKIEMFNEGGEIAIFDRVGLRPVFFGQMLAGPRQPNLVYLTVHADMPAREKTWEAFRSDSGWKQLSADPSFANVVSATTVVFLRPTDYSQI, from the coding sequence ATGCAACGACGGGAATTCCTCAAGACGTCCTCTCTCACCGGGGCCGCTGCCCTGTCAGGCTGGTCCGGCTTGGAGAGCGTCGTCCCGGAGACGCCGCGGGAGCTCTACGAACTTCGCATCTACGAGATGCCGACAGGCAGTCGCAAGGCGGTTCTCAACGATTACCTGTCGAAGGCCGCGATACCGGCGTGGAACCGGATCGGCATCAAGCCGGTGGGCGTGTTCGGGGTGTTGTCCGGGGCGAATGCACTGTTGCTCTACGTGCTGATTCCCCATCCCGACCTGGAGGCATACCAGGCGGCGCCCGCCAGGCTATTGGGAGACGCCGAATACCGGAAGGCGGCGGCCGGCTATCTGGGCGCGTCGATCGACAACCCTGCCTACACCCGGTACGAGAGCTGGCTGCTCCGCGCTTTCAGGAACGTGCCCCGACTCCGCGTTCCGGCCGAGACGTCGGCCGCCAAGCCGCGCATCTTCGAGTTGCGCATCTACGAGAGCCACAGCGAGACGGCGGCGCTGAAGAAGATCGAGATGTTCAACGAGGGCGGCGAAATCGCCATCTTCGACCGGGTCGGCCTGCGACCGGTGTTCTTCGGGCAGATGCTGGCCGGCCCGCGGCAGCCAAACCTGGTCTACCTGACCGTCCACGCAGACATGCCGGCCCGCGAGAAGACCTGGGAGGCTTTCAGGAGCGACTCCGGGTGGAAGCAGCTCAGCGCGGACCCGTCCTTTGCGAATGTCGTATCCGCGACGACGGTCGTGTTCTTGCGCCCGACCGACTACTCGCAGATCTGA
- a CDS encoding MFS transporter — protein sequence MTQPPEALSAATPSRFPVRIWLISLAGWMFDFYDLVLFSFLLVPIGKDLALSGTEEATLLGIALGGSGIGGILFGYLSDLRGRRYVMTWTILVYSIGTALTAFATGFWTVLLFRLITGLGVGGQWAVGHALLAESSPPAMRGRASALLQAGEPIGVGLAAIVGFLVAPLIGWRAVFLASSATALVAFLVRRHLPESQLWVAQKDDRLSPIEALRLIVRRRLVGTTLKGFVLGVLKLGTYWTCYTWLPKFLQTEFHQPIARSATWMLTAQLGQLLGMLAFGYLADRFGRRLLFTLYSLLTAAALYPLAFHWQQLLPHPFLFWGAFLALGLGSGCTAGFGALLAELFPTDIRNFAMGTTYNTARGVQFFAPFLVSFFVATHGLAGGLGVPLFLALGTATWVWTLPETRHRDLAAITTEG from the coding sequence ATGACCCAACCTCCCGAGGCCCTGTCTGCCGCGACTCCCAGTCGATTCCCGGTTCGCATCTGGCTCATTTCGCTGGCCGGCTGGATGTTCGACTTCTACGATCTGGTGCTGTTCTCGTTCCTCCTCGTCCCAATCGGCAAGGACCTGGCGCTCTCGGGTACGGAAGAAGCAACGCTGCTTGGCATTGCGCTGGGCGGCTCGGGCATCGGCGGTATCCTGTTCGGCTACCTGTCAGACCTCCGCGGTCGCCGCTATGTGATGACGTGGACGATTCTCGTGTACTCGATCGGCACGGCCCTCACCGCGTTTGCCACTGGATTCTGGACGGTCCTGCTGTTTCGCCTGATCACGGGCCTCGGTGTGGGCGGGCAGTGGGCGGTTGGTCATGCGCTGCTTGCCGAGAGCTCGCCGCCAGCGATGCGGGGGCGGGCGTCGGCGCTGCTGCAGGCCGGCGAACCAATCGGCGTGGGCCTCGCCGCGATCGTCGGGTTCCTGGTTGCGCCGCTGATCGGCTGGCGCGCCGTGTTCCTCGCGTCCTCGGCCACGGCGCTCGTGGCCTTCCTTGTCCGACGGCACCTCCCGGAGTCGCAACTGTGGGTGGCGCAGAAGGACGATCGTCTCTCCCCGATCGAAGCCCTCCGGCTCATCGTCCGACGTCGTCTGGTGGGGACGACACTGAAGGGGTTCGTCCTTGGCGTGCTCAAGTTGGGCACCTACTGGACGTGCTATACGTGGCTGCCCAAGTTCCTGCAGACGGAGTTCCACCAGCCGATCGCCCGATCGGCGACGTGGATGCTCACGGCGCAGCTTGGCCAACTCCTCGGGATGCTGGCGTTCGGCTACCTCGCCGACCGATTCGGCAGGCGACTGCTGTTCACACTCTATTCGTTGCTGACGGCGGCTGCGCTCTACCCGCTGGCGTTCCACTGGCAGCAACTGCTGCCGCATCCGTTCCTGTTCTGGGGCGCGTTCCTGGCGCTGGGTCTCGGTTCCGGCTGTACTGCCGGGTTCGGCGCGCTGCTCGCCGAGCTGTTCCCAACCGACATCCGGAACTTCGCGATGGGGACCACCTACAACACCGCACGGGGCGTCCAGTTCTTCGCGCCGTTTCTCGTGAGCTTCTTCGTGGCGACGCACGGCCTGGCGGGCGGCCTCGGCGTGCCACTGTTCCTTGCCCTGGGAACCGCGACGTGGGTCTGGACGCTTCCCGAAACGCGTCATCGTGACCTGGCGGCAATCACCACGGAAGGATGA
- the argH gene encoding argininosuccinate lyase: MTTLWSGRFDCEPNPDVFEFGRSFPFDCRLFEDDVTGSLAWVEAIAAAGAITAADAAVIAAGLAAILEDARRDPSSVSGPDEDVHAFVERKLVERIGVTGKRLHTGRSRNEQVSLDLRLYLRRRIAALQQRLVGLVAALTTRAERAGTTPMPAYTHLRRAQPVLVAHFLLGHVAALRRDHTHLEFAAQAADCLPLGSGAVAGTSYPLNVEALAQRLGFSRVAANSIDASSDRDFVAVFLHACALTMVHLSRLAEDLVIFTGEEFGYFVLSDEVATGSSLMPQKKNPDPLEVVRGKSGRVIGRLTGWLTTMKGLPSGYNKDLQEDKEAVFDAEATLEGALSATTTVVEGLAVDGARSRSAASGLLLATDVAEYLVARGMPFREAHETVGAMVRQLSGEGRDFMALSVEEWQRFSPLFGLDVIQAITPEAAVTARLTPQSTNPASVAAALADVRRWADGRGGRTAAAAAPAGRT, from the coding sequence GTGACAACGTTGTGGTCCGGCCGCTTCGACTGCGAGCCGAACCCCGATGTGTTCGAATTCGGCCGCTCGTTCCCGTTCGATTGCCGGCTGTTCGAAGATGACGTGACGGGAAGCCTCGCCTGGGTGGAGGCGATTGCGGCAGCCGGCGCGATCACGGCCGCGGATGCGGCGGTGATCGCGGCCGGGCTGGCCGCCATCCTGGAAGACGCCCGCCGCGATCCGAGCTCCGTCAGTGGCCCGGACGAGGACGTGCATGCCTTTGTCGAGCGCAAGCTGGTCGAGCGGATTGGCGTCACCGGCAAGCGCCTGCACACCGGGAGGTCTCGCAACGAGCAGGTCTCGCTCGATCTCCGGCTCTACCTCAGGCGTCGGATTGCCGCGCTGCAGCAGCGACTCGTCGGCCTCGTCGCGGCTCTCACCACCCGGGCCGAACGCGCCGGCACGACGCCGATGCCGGCGTACACGCACCTTCGCCGCGCGCAGCCCGTGCTGGTGGCCCACTTCCTGCTGGGCCACGTGGCGGCACTGCGCCGCGATCACACACACCTCGAGTTCGCGGCGCAGGCCGCCGATTGCCTTCCACTCGGCTCGGGCGCCGTCGCCGGCACCAGCTACCCCCTGAACGTCGAGGCTCTGGCACAACGGCTCGGCTTCTCTCGGGTGGCCGCCAACAGCATCGATGCCTCGTCGGACCGGGACTTCGTCGCGGTCTTCCTGCACGCCTGCGCCCTCACGATGGTGCACCTCAGCCGCCTCGCCGAGGATCTCGTCATCTTCACGGGTGAGGAGTTCGGCTACTTCGTTCTGTCCGACGAGGTGGCCACCGGCAGCAGCCTGATGCCGCAGAAGAAGAACCCCGACCCTCTCGAGGTGGTCCGCGGCAAGTCGGGTCGCGTCATCGGACGCCTCACCGGGTGGCTGACGACGATGAAGGGCCTGCCAAGCGGGTACAACAAGGATCTCCAGGAAGACAAGGAAGCGGTCTTCGACGCGGAGGCCACCCTCGAGGGGGCGCTCTCCGCAACCACTACGGTCGTCGAGGGGCTGGCGGTCGACGGCGCACGCTCGCGGAGCGCGGCGTCAGGGCTGCTGCTGGCAACTGATGTGGCGGAGTACCTCGTGGCGCGCGGCATGCCGTTCCGTGAGGCCCACGAGACGGTCGGGGCGATGGTGCGTCAGTTGTCCGGTGAGGGCAGGGACTTCATGGCGCTGAGCGTCGAGGAGTGGCAACGGTTCAGTCCGCTGTTCGGGCTCGATGTGATCCAGGCGATCACGCCGGAGGCTGCGGTGACCGCGAGGCTGACGCCGCAGTCCACGAACCCTGCTTCGGTCGCGGCAGCCCTTGCCGACGTGCGGCGCTGGGCCGACGGCCGCGGCGGACGGACGGCCGCCGCAGCGGCGCCTGCGGGACGGACGTGA
- a CDS encoding argininosuccinate synthase: MDRIVLAYSGGLDTSVAIPWLAETYGAEIIAVTVDLGQGENLEATRERALATGAVNAYVIDAQVAFAQEYILPALQAGALYEDRYPLATALGRPLIAKTLVEIAHIEMAGAIAHGCTGKGNDQVRMDVSARALDPKIKVIAPARVWGMTRADEIDYAKQRGVPVPVTKESPYSTDENLWGRSIECGILEDPWVEAPEDAFSQTRSGSGCPDVPAHLELTFESGIPIAVNGVSMPLTELIHSVATIAGVHGVGRIDMVENRLVGIKSREVYEAPAAVALHAAHHELESLVTPKDLIRLKRELSTRYADLVYNGLWFTPTRQAIDAFVATIQPKVTGEVRLRLFKGECRVVGRRSPYALYDHSLATYDKGDTFDHTAAEGFIKLWGLPVETVARQSAKIAAHAARAGQPAGAPVRTTVGGHARPAVVADWVGL; this comes from the coding sequence ATGGATCGAATCGTGTTGGCGTATTCGGGCGGGCTGGATACCTCGGTGGCGATTCCCTGGCTGGCCGAGACCTACGGCGCCGAGATCATCGCGGTGACGGTGGACCTCGGGCAGGGAGAGAACCTGGAGGCCACGCGCGAACGCGCGCTCGCAACGGGCGCCGTCAACGCGTACGTCATCGACGCACAGGTCGCTTTCGCGCAGGAGTACATCCTGCCGGCGCTGCAGGCAGGCGCCCTCTACGAGGATCGCTATCCGCTCGCGACGGCGCTGGGCCGTCCTCTCATCGCGAAGACGTTGGTGGAGATTGCCCACATCGAGATGGCCGGCGCGATTGCCCATGGGTGCACCGGCAAGGGCAACGACCAGGTCCGCATGGATGTCTCGGCGCGCGCCCTCGACCCGAAGATCAAGGTGATTGCGCCGGCCCGTGTGTGGGGAATGACCCGGGCCGACGAGATTGACTACGCGAAGCAGCGTGGCGTTCCCGTTCCGGTCACCAAGGAGAGTCCGTACAGCACCGACGAGAACCTCTGGGGACGGTCGATCGAGTGCGGCATTCTCGAGGACCCATGGGTGGAGGCCCCCGAGGATGCGTTCTCCCAGACGCGGTCGGGGAGCGGATGCCCGGACGTTCCTGCCCACCTCGAGCTGACGTTCGAGAGCGGGATCCCGATTGCGGTCAACGGCGTCAGCATGCCGCTCACCGAGTTGATCCATAGCGTGGCCACGATTGCCGGCGTGCACGGGGTGGGTCGCATCGACATGGTGGAGAACCGCCTGGTCGGCATCAAGTCACGCGAGGTGTACGAAGCCCCGGCCGCCGTCGCGCTGCACGCGGCCCACCACGAACTCGAGTCCCTGGTGACGCCGAAAGACCTGATCCGCTTGAAGCGCGAGCTGAGCACCCGGTACGCCGATCTGGTCTACAACGGCCTCTGGTTCACCCCGACGCGCCAGGCCATCGACGCGTTCGTGGCGACGATTCAGCCGAAGGTCACCGGCGAGGTGCGCCTGCGCCTCTTCAAGGGCGAGTGTCGTGTCGTCGGACGCCGTTCGCCCTACGCGCTCTACGATCACTCGCTCGCCACGTACGACAAAGGCGACACCTTCGACCACACCGCCGCCGAGGGGTTCATCAAGCTGTGGGGGCTGCCGGTCGAGACTGTGGCCCGGCAGTCTGCGAAGATAGCCGCGCACGCGGCACGAGCCGGACAGCCGGCCGGCGCGCCTGTGCGGACAACGGTCGGTGGACACGCGCGGCCGGCGGTCGTGGCCGACTGGGTGGGGCTGTGA
- a CDS encoding ArsA family ATPase: MRHLLDRHVVFFAGKGGVGKTTCSAAFALAAARGGRRVLLVSTDPAHSTSDIFEQPFSAEERQVLPNLAGLEIDSAHEARRYLDEAKARMAGLFSPAVVKEAARQIELTAAMPGVADVALFDRMTDLVLARGGGYDLVVFDTAPTGHALQLLRMPELMVTWIDALARRRRDVAAAQAAGGEVEAGGAASDPVLEILERRAGRLRAMRSELCCADRVAVVLVLVPERLPIEETGRAVHLLEEAGLQPAGVVVNRVLPDGLPGDYFRSRSAQERTYRDEIDRRFGNLRRVTIPQFESDIHGLAGLEWVGQHLLADPARAR; the protein is encoded by the coding sequence GTGCGACACCTGCTCGACCGACACGTCGTGTTCTTCGCCGGCAAGGGTGGCGTCGGAAAGACCACCTGCTCGGCGGCCTTCGCGCTGGCGGCCGCACGCGGCGGACGACGGGTCCTCCTGGTGTCGACCGATCCGGCGCACTCGACCTCGGACATCTTCGAGCAGCCGTTCTCAGCAGAAGAACGGCAGGTCCTGCCGAACCTCGCGGGCCTGGAGATCGACTCGGCACACGAGGCGAGGCGCTACCTGGACGAGGCGAAGGCGCGGATGGCGGGGCTGTTCAGTCCTGCCGTGGTCAAGGAGGCCGCGCGTCAGATCGAGCTCACCGCGGCAATGCCTGGCGTCGCCGACGTCGCGCTCTTCGACCGCATGACAGACCTGGTGTTGGCGCGCGGCGGCGGGTACGACCTGGTTGTGTTCGACACGGCGCCAACGGGCCACGCGCTGCAGTTGTTGCGGATGCCCGAACTGATGGTCACCTGGATTGACGCGCTGGCTCGACGGCGGCGGGATGTGGCGGCCGCACAGGCGGCTGGCGGCGAGGTCGAGGCCGGTGGTGCGGCCTCCGATCCCGTGCTCGAGATTCTCGAGCGGCGTGCCGGGCGGCTTCGGGCAATGCGATCCGAGCTGTGCTGCGCGGATCGTGTGGCCGTCGTGCTGGTGCTGGTGCCGGAGCGGCTCCCGATCGAGGAGACCGGGCGCGCGGTGCACCTGCTCGAGGAGGCCGGCCTGCAGCCGGCCGGCGTCGTGGTCAACCGGGTCCTGCCGGACGGTCTTCCCGGCGACTATTTCCGATCGCGCAGCGCACAGGAGCGGACGTACCGGGACGAAATCGACCGGCGCTTCGGCAACCTGCGCCGCGTCACGATTCCGCAATTCGAATCGGATATCCACGGCCTTGCCGGCCTGGAGTGGGTCGGGCAACACCTGCTGGCCGATCCCGCTCGCGCCAGATAG
- a CDS encoding cory-CC-star protein: protein MSEFWLHAREFFHGMAVAGYRRQLRGDAIVLQDLFLLLCFMEMLGLPNPAALYLLDVYPYFLDEFHLWHRRMGMDRSPLSNVSCC, encoded by the coding sequence ATGAGTGAGTTCTGGCTGCACGCGCGGGAGTTCTTCCACGGGATGGCGGTCGCGGGCTATCGTCGGCAGTTGCGCGGCGATGCCATCGTTCTGCAGGATCTCTTCCTGCTGCTGTGCTTCATGGAGATGCTGGGCCTGCCGAACCCGGCCGCGCTGTACCTCCTCGACGTCTATCCGTACTTCCTCGACGAATTCCACCTGTGGCATCGGCGCATGGGCATGGACCGTTCGCCACTCTCGAACGTGTCCTGCTGCTGA
- a CDS encoding methyltransferase, which translates to MEIATAFQRSRPLLTAFDLGLFTVLNDEARTSVETAEALETDPRATDRLMNALVGLGLLAKDHDRFSNSPLALAYLVKGKPGYMAGLGHTSHLWDTWGHLTQVVRAGHPEDLPPTNDRGNDWLRPFIAAMHWRATQNAGEIIDLLDLTGVSRVLDVGGGSGAYAMAFARARRGISAVVFDLPNVLPLTRTYIQEEGLTAEVTTSTGDYLTAPIGDRFDLVFLSAVIHSNSPDDNRLLFGKCVRALNPGGQLVVQDFLMDEDRTGPLPAALFALNMLVGTPEGDTYTESEVRAWMHEAGCRVIARKDTSFGTNLVIGRHE; encoded by the coding sequence ATGGAGATCGCCACCGCATTCCAGCGCAGCCGGCCATTGCTGACCGCGTTCGACCTGGGCCTTTTCACCGTGCTGAACGATGAGGCACGCACGTCGGTTGAAACAGCCGAGGCGCTCGAGACCGATCCGCGTGCGACCGATCGGTTGATGAACGCGCTGGTCGGCCTTGGGCTCCTCGCCAAAGACCACGACCGGTTCAGCAATAGCCCGCTGGCGCTCGCGTATCTCGTGAAAGGGAAGCCGGGCTACATGGCCGGCCTGGGTCACACCAGCCATCTGTGGGACACGTGGGGACACCTCACTCAGGTCGTGCGGGCCGGCCATCCGGAGGACCTTCCCCCGACCAACGATCGGGGAAACGACTGGTTGCGGCCGTTCATCGCGGCGATGCACTGGCGCGCCACGCAGAACGCCGGGGAGATCATCGACCTTCTGGATCTGACGGGCGTGTCGCGCGTGCTCGACGTCGGTGGCGGGTCGGGAGCGTACGCCATGGCCTTCGCGCGCGCACGGCGTGGCATCTCGGCAGTGGTGTTCGATTTGCCGAACGTCCTGCCGCTGACGCGCACGTACATCCAGGAAGAAGGCCTGACGGCGGAGGTCACGACCAGCACGGGCGACTACCTCACGGCGCCGATCGGCGACCGATTCGATCTCGTGTTCCTGTCCGCGGTCATTCACAGCAACTCACCCGACGACAACCGGCTCCTGTTCGGCAAATGCGTTCGTGCGCTCAACCCGGGCGGTCAGCTCGTCGTGCAGGATTTCCTGATGGACGAGGACCGGACCGGGCCGCTGCCCGCTGCGCTCTTCGCGCTGAACATGCTGGTCGGTACGCCGGAAGGTGACACGTACACGGAATCCGAAGTGCGTGCATGGATGCACGAAGCCGGATGCCGCGTCATTGCCCGGAAGGACACCTCCTTCGGGACGAACCTGGTCATCGGTCGACATGAGTGA